In a single window of the Podospora pseudocomata strain CBS 415.72m chromosome 2 map unlocalized CBS415.72m_2, whole genome shotgun sequence genome:
- a CDS encoding uncharacterized protein (CAZy:CBM43; EggNog:ENOG503NX0F; COG:G; CAZy:GH72) has protein sequence MRFSKTSLVSASLLLGQAAAELPPIVMKGSKFFYENGTQFFMKGVAYQQDSAASGQSTGSSKYSDPLADPTSCRRDVPLLKQLRTNTIRTYAIDPTKNHDECMKLLDDAGIYVISDLSEPSLSVNRDDPKWDVELLKRYTDVVDALSGYSNVIGFFAGNEVTNNATNTDASAYVKAAVRDTKNHIKATTKRWLGVGYAANDDADIRENIAKYFNCGNQSEAIDYWGYNIYSWCGESSFTDSGYDKQVEFFKGYSVPVFFAEYGCNIPHGAEGRIWEETTALYSDKMTGVISGGIVYMYHQEENDYGLVQIKGSTASKLKDFDTLSTAMASVRPSPTQMDAYNPTNSPAACPTVNSKWVVSGDRLPPTPNNDLCECMYKSLTCVPSDNLKTTDFGKIFNYVCDQTPEACDGINGNVTSGVYGPFSMCGDKQKLGYILNEYYNSQNQASGACEFKGQATIQAAEADDRCKASLAEASEAASNTQGGSETSKNIAVPIPMKHLFTIGDLAVGAYVVVAMGVGAGMVLL, from the exons ATGCGATTCTCCAAAACATCTCTCGTTTCCGCCTCCCTACTACTAGGGCAGGCGGCCGCTGAACTTCCTCCCATTGTCATGAAG GGGTCCAAATTCTTCTACGAAAATGGCACCCAATTCTTCATGAAGGGTGTTGCTTACCAGCAAGACAGCGCCGCCTCCGGCCAGTCCACCGGCAGCTCCAAGTACAGCGACCCTCTTGCCGATCCCACCAGCTGTAGACGCGACGTCCCCCTTCTCAAGCAACTCCGTACCAACACCATCCGTACCTATGCCATTGACCCAACCAAGAACCACGACGAGTGCATGAAGCTTCTCGACGACGCCGGCATCTATGTCATCAGCGATCTTAGCGAGCCAAGCTTGTCGGTCAACCGCGACGACCCCAAGTGGGACGTCGAGTTGCTCAAGCGATACACTGATGTCGTCGACGCCCTGAGCGGGTACAGCAACGTGATCGGCTTCTTCGCTGGTAACGAGGTCACCAACAATGCCACCAATACTGATGCTTCTGCCTACGTCAAGGCCGCTGTCCGCGACACCAAGAACCACATCaaggccaccaccaagcgcTGGTTGGGCGTTGGCTATGCTGCCAACGATGACGCCGATATCCGTGAAAACATTGCCAAGTACTTCAACTGCGGCAACCAGAGCGAGGCCATCGATTACTGGGGATACAACATCTACTCGTGGTGCGGCGAGAGCTCTTTCACGGATTCGGGCTATGATAAGCAGGTCGAGTTCTTCAAGGGGTACTCGGTGCCTGTCTTCTTTGCCGAATATGGCTGCAACATTCCCCACGGTGCTGAGGGTCGTATCTGGGAGGAGACTACTGCCCTCTACTCTGATAAAATGACTGGCGTTATTAGCGGCGGCATTGTTTACATGTACCACCAGGAGGAGAATGACTACG GTCTGGTCCAAATCAAGGGCAGCACCGCCTCCAAGTTGAAGGACTTTGACACTCTCTCGACCGCCATGGCGTCCGTTCGCCCTTCGCCCACCCAGATGGACGCCTACAAtcccaccaactcccccgccgcctgcCCCACGGTCAACTCCAAGTGGGTCGTCAGCGGCGACCGCTTGCCCCCTACCCCCAACAACGACCTTTGCGAGTGCATGTACAAGTCCTTGACCTGCGTTCCTTCAGACAACCTCAAGACCACCGACTTTGGCAAGATCTTCAACTATGTCTGCGACCAGACTCCCGAGGCGTGCGACGGCATCAACGGCAATGTCACCTCGGGCGTGTACGGACCCTTCTCCATGTGCGGAGATAAGCAGAAGTTGGGGTATATTCTCAACGAGTACTACAACTCCCAGAACCAGGCCAGCGGCGCTTGCGAGTTCAAGGGGCAGGCCACCATCCAGGCGGCCGAGGCTGATGACCGGTGCAAGGCTAGCCTAGCTGAGGCCAGTGAGGCTGCTAGCAACACCCAGGGTGGGTCAGAGACGAGCAAGAATATTGCCGTGCCTATCCCCATGAAGCACCTGTTTACGATTGGTGACTTGGCTGTCGGGGCGTATGTGGTTGTTGCTATGGGCGTTGGTGCTGGTATGGTGCTTTTGTAA